A window of Cryptomeria japonica chromosome 3, Sugi_1.0, whole genome shotgun sequence contains these coding sequences:
- the LOC131035547 gene encoding UDP-glucuronate 4-epimerase 2, whose translation MSFSSHLKPGSHSNQDGFPATPGKVKIDRTGYFGRVSNNRWQSSLAKLFFWSVVFVGLIVVFFMRSTSPIETRRVLHSASWGGHDWEKHVRHSCRVKRENGVVVLVTGAAGFVGSHVSLALKRRGDGVLGLDNFNDYYDPSLKRARQGLLEKQGVFVVEGDINDGPLLKKLFDVVPFTHVMHMAAQAGVRYAMENPSSYVHSNIAGLVNIFEVCKSANPQPAIIWASSSSVYGLNTKVPFSENDRTDQPASLYAATKKAGEEIAHTYNHIYGLSITGLRFFTVYGPWGRPDMAYFFFTKDIIQGKTIPIFQGPNNVDVSRDFTYIDDIVKGCVAALDTSEKSTGTGGKKTGPAQLRVYNLGNTSPVSVPDLVNILERLLKVNANRNLIKMPANGDVPYTHANVSLARAELAYKPSTDLQTGLKKFVKWYLSYYGVPGRIARG comes from the coding sequence ATGTCTTTTAGTTCTCATTTGAAGCCTGGATCACATTCTAACCAGGATGGCTTCCCTGCCACTCCTGGAAAGGTGAAGATAGACAGAACTGGTTATTTTGGCCGAGTGAGCAACAACCGGTGGCAGAGCTCCCTGGCCAAACTGTTTTTCTGGTCTGTTGTTTTTGTTGGTTTGATCGTTGTTTTCTTTATGAGGTCCACATCTCCTATTGAGACTAGAAGGGTTCTCCACAGTGCCTCTTGGGGCGGTCATGATTGGGAAAAGCATGTTAGGCATTCCTGTCGTGTAAAGAGAGAGAATGGGGTGGTGGTTTTGGTTACAGGTGCAGCAGGGTTTGTTGGGAGTCATGTATCCCTGGCATTGAAGAGAAGAGGTGATGGGGTGCTGGGACTGGATAATTTTAATGACTATTATGACCCTTCACTAAAGCGAGCTCGCCAGGGCTTACTTGAAAAACAGGGTGTTTTTGTCGTAGAGGGAGACATCAATGATGGACCTTTGCTCAAGAAATTGTTCGATGTGGTTCCATTCACTCATGTTATGCATATGGCTGCACAAGCAGGAGTCAGATATGCGATGGAAAATCCAAGTTCCTATGTACATAGCAACATTGCTGGGCTGGTAAATATCTTTGAGGTATGCAAATCTGCAAATCCCCAGCCTGCAATTATATGGGCATCCTCTAGCTCTGTGTATGGATTAAATACAAAGGTTCCATTCTCTGAAAATGATAGAACAGATCAACCTGCTAGCCTTTATGCAGCCACAAAAAAGGCTGGGGAGGAAATTGCTCATACATATAATCATATATACGGCCTTTCTATAACGGGACTTAGATTTTTCACTGTGTATGGGCCTTGGGGCAGACCTGATATGGCTTATTTCTTTTTCACCAAGGATATTATTCAGGGGAAGACCATTCCTATCTTCCAAGGACCTAATAATGTTGACGTTTCTCGGGATTTCACATACATAGATGACATTGTGAAGGGATGTGTTGCTGCATTAGATACTTCAGAGAAGAGTACAGGAACTGGGGGCAAGAAGACTGGTCCTGCTCAACTCAGAGTTTACAATTTGGGAAATACTTCACCTGTTTCTGTGCCAGATCTGGTAAACATACTTGAACGCCTACTGAAGGTAAATGCTAACAGGAATCTTATAAAAATGCCGGCAAATGGAGACGTACCATATACCCATGCCAATGTCAGTCTTGCTCGTGCAGAGTTAGCATACAAACCTTCTACGGACCTCCAGACAGGTCTgaagaagtttgtcaaatggtattTGAGCTATTATGGTGTCCCCGGGAGGATTGCAAGAGGCTAA